The Chthoniobacterales bacterium genome includes a window with the following:
- the prmC gene encoding peptide chain release factor N(5)-glutamine methyltransferase translates to MAARKTVLEILQSTTGYFEKHGVESARLNAQHLVAHVLKVKRIELYMDSERELFEDELAPLRDFVKRRSQGVPLQHLLGTEEFYGRTFRCDSRALVPRPETERLIELLLPLLRGRPVKVVDVGTGSGIIALTLAAEWPEADVTAIDLSPAALALAGENAALLELSSRVAFVSGDLLGSATGEFDLIVANLPYIPAGEIPRLAREVQHDPVSALDGGPDGLDLVRRLIAQAPAHLSSNGFIALEIGHDQSERVADLLRAANFRDIRIEKDYQGVPRFLIAPHG, encoded by the coding sequence CGAGAAACATGGCGTGGAAAGCGCCCGGCTGAATGCGCAGCATCTCGTGGCGCATGTTCTCAAGGTGAAACGCATCGAGCTCTATATGGACTCGGAGCGCGAGTTATTTGAGGACGAGCTGGCTCCGTTGCGCGACTTCGTGAAACGCCGCAGCCAGGGGGTGCCGTTGCAGCATTTGCTCGGCACGGAGGAATTTTACGGGCGCACATTCCGCTGCGACTCCCGTGCGCTCGTGCCGCGACCGGAGACGGAGCGATTGATCGAACTCCTCCTGCCGCTGCTGCGAGGGCGGCCCGTGAAAGTGGTCGATGTCGGCACCGGGAGCGGCATCATTGCGCTCACTCTCGCCGCCGAATGGCCCGAGGCTGACGTGACCGCCATCGATCTCTCGCCCGCTGCACTCGCGCTCGCTGGGGAAAACGCCGCGCTGCTGGAGCTTTCCAGTCGAGTTGCATTCGTATCGGGCGACCTGCTGGGGTCGGCGACAGGCGAGTTTGATCTGATCGTGGCCAATCTGCCCTACATTCCAGCGGGCGAAATTCCGAGGCTGGCCCGCGAGGTGCAGCACGATCCGGTGTCCGCGCTCGATGGCGGCCCGGACGGGCTCGATCTGGTTCGCCGCCTCATCGCGCAGGCTCCGGCCCATTTGAGTTCCAATGGATTCATCGCCCTGGAAATCGGGCACGACCAATCGGAGCGGGTCGCCGATTTATTGCGCGCCGCAAATTTCCGGGACATTCGCATCGAAAAAGACTATCAAGGCGTCCCCCGATTTCTCATCGCACCACATGGATAA
- the lpxA gene encoding acyl-ACP--UDP-N-acetylglucosamine O-acyltransferase encodes MIHPTAIIDPAAELGMNVNIGAYSIIGANVTLGDDCELHPHVVIHPFVKLGASNIVHSGAVLGGDPQDVSFNRMTISQVVIGERNVIRENVTIHRGAKENGLTQIGDDCFLMAGAHLGHDTAIGSHVILANNVLLAGHVTVGDRVFLGGGSVVHQHTRIGRLVIAQGLSGFSKDIPPFTMAAEINTVAGLNAIGLKRAGFSPETRNEIKAAFALIYRSGLNVSQALAASDERPWGPEAAEFFEFIRAAKKRGICALIASADTPGSLD; translated from the coding sequence ATGATTCATCCCACAGCCATCATCGATCCCGCAGCGGAGTTAGGGATGAATGTCAACATCGGCGCTTACTCGATTATCGGCGCAAATGTCACCCTCGGCGACGATTGCGAGTTGCATCCCCATGTGGTGATTCATCCCTTTGTGAAGCTGGGCGCTAGCAACATCGTCCACTCCGGCGCGGTTCTCGGCGGCGATCCGCAGGACGTGAGTTTCAATCGAATGACCATCAGCCAGGTCGTCATCGGCGAACGAAATGTCATCCGCGAAAACGTGACCATTCATCGCGGCGCGAAAGAGAACGGCCTGACTCAGATTGGCGACGATTGTTTCCTGATGGCTGGCGCGCACCTCGGCCACGACACCGCGATCGGCAGCCATGTCATCCTCGCGAACAACGTCCTGCTGGCTGGCCACGTCACTGTGGGCGACCGCGTTTTTCTCGGCGGCGGCAGCGTGGTGCATCAGCACACGCGCATCGGACGACTCGTCATCGCCCAGGGACTTTCCGGTTTCAGCAAAGACATCCCGCCATTCACGATGGCTGCCGAGATCAACACCGTCGCCGGGCTGAATGCGATCGGACTCAAACGCGCCGGGTTTTCGCCCGAGACGCGCAATGAAATCAAGGCCGCTTTCGCCCTGATCTATCGCAGCGGATTGAACGTCTCCCAAGCCCTCGCCGCCTCGGACGAACGCCCATGGGGACCGGAGGCGGCGGAGTTTTTTGAGTTCATCCGCGCAGCGAAAAAGCGCGGCATCTGCGCCCTGATTGCGAGCGCCGACACACCCGGTTCTCTAGATTAA
- a CDS encoding L,D-transpeptidase family protein produces the protein MRFVFLFLLLMPGVIVAAPLDGVGQLIVSVAPDWNSNQGQLRLFNRVAGKWQPASPAIPVLYGKNGLAWGRGVLGQEQAGAHKVERDKRAPAGLFAIGKIYTYDAALPPGADYPFHTVGPNDAWVDDPRLPHYNELVTVDPQNRPEWWERQKMRHNDAAYRWLVEIRHNRDDIVPGDGSAIFFHIRRGPTRPTAGCTTMAEADLVSLIRWLRAPAHPHYVLLPKSEYLKKWREWGLPPPEAME, from the coding sequence ATGCGTTTTGTGTTTCTCTTTTTGTTATTGATGCCGGGCGTGATCGTCGCCGCGCCGCTCGATGGGGTGGGGCAACTGATCGTGAGTGTGGCACCAGACTGGAACTCGAATCAGGGCCAGCTCCGGCTTTTCAATCGAGTGGCAGGGAAATGGCAGCCCGCGTCTCCGGCGATCCCGGTCCTCTATGGAAAGAATGGCCTGGCCTGGGGCCGCGGCGTGCTGGGTCAGGAGCAGGCGGGCGCGCACAAGGTGGAACGCGATAAACGCGCTCCGGCGGGGCTGTTTGCCATAGGTAAAATCTATACCTACGACGCTGCGCTGCCGCCGGGGGCGGATTATCCGTTTCACACCGTGGGGCCGAACGATGCCTGGGTGGATGACCCGCGGCTGCCGCATTACAACGAATTGGTAACGGTCGATCCGCAAAATCGCCCCGAGTGGTGGGAGCGGCAAAAGATGCGGCACAACGACGCGGCTTACCGTTGGCTGGTGGAGATCCGGCATAATCGCGACGACATCGTGCCGGGCGACGGGAGTGCGATTTTCTTTCACATCCGGCGCGGGCCGACGCGGCCGACGGCGGGTTGCACGACCATGGCCGAGGCCGATCTGGTGTCGCTCATTCGCTGGCTGCGGGCTCCGGCGCATCCGCATTATGTGCTGCTGCCAAAGTCGGAATACTTGAAGAAATGGCGCGAGTGGGGTCTGCCGCCACCGGAGGCGATGGAATGA
- a CDS encoding HAMP domain-containing sensor histidine kinase: MARVGSAATGGDGMKLWMRLLEWLDGFVDDKFRSNPDELRHARLVVNFGYLGGIFGLIYCCFYLAVGHYWGAGIVMICTLGLLSVAFSRFQNSVRAGNLIAFYLTLGFAGLSAVEGGVEGHAVSWLATVPISALVLANQRSGVLWFIGSLLGTMFFAGLYGMGYRVPIRYDAHWHPLITAMGYVSLTLFAGILGFIIEGGRKSAFLRMEHALKNLRFANDRLEALNQEKTHILQVVAHDLRSPLQAILGHSSLIAEGIVTDLPQVQASGGQIVKTSRRMSHLIDDLLDLNAMEEGRFTLNIARVDFSEMVVEAVQHHRFVAQNKDITLEVHTPQETVFVLADAKPTLQILDNLLSNAIKYSAKGTTTRIALELREKFAVLSVQDEGPGLSEEDQAKLFQKFTRLTSQPTGGESSSGLGLSIAKKMTESMGGTIGCRSQLGNGSTFFIELPVSAESDLV, encoded by the coding sequence ATGGCGCGAGTGGGGTCTGCCGCCACCGGAGGCGATGGAATGAAGCTCTGGATGCGCTTGCTGGAGTGGCTCGATGGGTTTGTGGACGACAAGTTCCGCTCGAACCCCGATGAGTTGCGTCACGCCCGGCTGGTGGTGAACTTCGGCTACCTCGGCGGCATTTTTGGGTTGATCTACTGCTGCTTCTACCTCGCGGTCGGCCACTACTGGGGCGCAGGGATTGTGATGATTTGCACGCTGGGGCTGCTCTCGGTGGCGTTCAGCCGGTTTCAAAACAGTGTGCGCGCGGGGAACCTGATTGCGTTCTATCTCACGCTCGGTTTCGCCGGGTTGTCGGCGGTCGAGGGAGGAGTGGAGGGTCACGCGGTAAGCTGGCTGGCAACGGTGCCGATCAGCGCTCTCGTCCTCGCCAACCAGCGTTCGGGCGTTCTCTGGTTCATCGGCTCGCTCCTGGGAACGATGTTTTTCGCGGGGCTCTACGGCATGGGGTATCGCGTGCCGATTCGCTACGACGCACATTGGCATCCGCTGATCACGGCGATGGGTTACGTCAGCCTCACGCTGTTTGCCGGCATTCTGGGTTTCATCATCGAGGGCGGACGCAAAAGCGCCTTTCTCCGCATGGAGCACGCGCTGAAGAATCTCCGTTTCGCCAACGACCGGCTGGAGGCGCTCAACCAGGAGAAAACGCACATCTTGCAAGTCGTCGCGCACGACCTGCGGAGTCCGTTGCAAGCCATCCTCGGCCACAGTTCGCTCATCGCCGAAGGCATCGTCACCGATCTGCCGCAGGTGCAGGCGAGTGGGGGTCAAATCGTAAAAACGTCGCGACGCATGTCGCATTTGATCGACGATTTGCTCGATCTGAACGCGATGGAGGAGGGCCGTTTCACCCTGAATATCGCGCGGGTGGATTTTTCCGAGATGGTCGTCGAAGCCGTGCAGCATCATCGGTTCGTCGCGCAAAACAAGGACATCACACTGGAAGTCCACACACCGCAGGAGACGGTCTTCGTTCTAGCCGACGCCAAACCGACGCTGCAAATCCTCGATAATCTCCTCTCAAACGCGATCAAGTATTCGGCCAAGGGCACCACGACTCGCATCGCACTGGAACTCCGCGAAAAATTCGCCGTTCTCTCCGTCCAAGACGAGGGCCCCGGCTTGAGCGAGGAGGATCAGGCGAAGCTTTTCCAGAAATTTACCCGGCTCACCTCGCAGCCCACCGGCGGCGAATCCTCCAGCGGCCTCGGACTTTCCATCGCTAAGAAAATGACCGAATCCATGGGCGGCACGATCGGCTGCCGCAGCCAGCTCGGGAACGGCTCGACATTTTTCATAGAATTGCCCGTGTCTGCGGAGAGCGACCTTGTGTGA
- a CDS encoding ATP-binding protein translates to MPNLTSPATLREQAALLDRHIFHQSLRSATRAVMIGLGVPSLALLGMIFILLRASAWVEHTDAVIAQAHEVETTMLAMQAGSRGFWLTHEEAFLAPYTEGEEALEGRLKGLQNLVSDNPSQTAQAGKVEAALHEWRSRLAASMAEERTAPTSLQLEASAALSARARQELKTFVNEEERLRDERVRRVKWSVAVLFATLGGVALVGIPWLTLRLKSLLRKLNATYSTSLSAVHRRADELHVTLNSIGDAVLATDSTGRVEFLNPVAEEMTGWTNAEAQGKPLEAVFVIFNEETGATTENPVARVLRENVVVGLANHTVLRSRQGVEVAIEDSAAPIRDEAGKVLGVILVFHDASASREAVRLLGIAKKKADEANRSKDALLATLSHELRTPLTPVLFAVEFIRSHPELPAELLEEVAMIKRNIQVEVRLIDDLLDISKIIQGKLFLELERRDIHDLIVLAMEMVRPQAVEKKIELVCECEASKREWRVDPARFQQVIWNLLRNAIKFSPDGGSIQVITREKEGGGLRIEVIDHGIGIQPEMLGRIFQPFDQGELRENHRYGGMGLGLAISKAVVEAHGATIRAVSEGLGRGAQFIVEWPAPDAK, encoded by the coding sequence CTCGGAGTTCCCAGTCTGGCGTTGCTGGGGATGATTTTTATTCTCCTCCGTGCCTCGGCCTGGGTGGAGCACACGGACGCGGTGATCGCGCAGGCGCATGAGGTGGAGACGACGATGCTCGCGATGCAGGCCGGGTCGCGGGGTTTCTGGCTGACGCATGAGGAGGCTTTTCTGGCTCCCTACACGGAGGGCGAGGAGGCGCTGGAGGGTCGGCTAAAGGGATTGCAGAATCTGGTGTCGGACAATCCCTCGCAAACGGCCCAAGCCGGGAAAGTGGAGGCTGCCCTGCACGAGTGGCGGTCGCGGCTCGCGGCCTCGATGGCGGAGGAGCGCACCGCGCCGACGAGTCTGCAGCTGGAGGCGAGCGCTGCACTGTCGGCCCGGGCGAGGCAGGAGTTAAAGACCTTTGTCAACGAGGAGGAGCGCCTGCGCGATGAGCGGGTGCGCCGTGTTAAATGGTCGGTGGCCGTGCTCTTCGCCACTCTGGGCGGTGTCGCGCTCGTGGGCATACCTTGGTTGACCCTGCGGTTGAAGAGTCTGCTGCGCAAACTCAATGCCACCTATAGTACGAGCCTCTCGGCGGTGCATCGGCGCGCGGACGAGTTGCATGTGACTCTAAACTCGATCGGCGACGCGGTGCTGGCCACAGATAGCACGGGGCGGGTGGAATTTCTCAATCCCGTGGCGGAGGAGATGACGGGCTGGACGAATGCGGAGGCGCAAGGGAAGCCGCTGGAGGCGGTGTTTGTTATTTTCAACGAGGAGACGGGTGCTACGACCGAGAACCCGGTCGCCCGCGTACTTCGGGAAAATGTGGTCGTGGGTCTGGCGAATCACACCGTGCTGCGTTCGCGACAGGGCGTGGAGGTGGCGATTGAGGATTCTGCGGCTCCCATCCGCGATGAAGCGGGGAAGGTGCTGGGTGTGATTCTCGTTTTCCACGATGCGAGCGCGAGTCGCGAGGCTGTGCGCCTGCTGGGGATCGCCAAGAAAAAGGCCGACGAGGCGAACCGCTCGAAGGATGCGCTGCTGGCGACGCTCTCGCACGAGTTGCGCACGCCGCTCACGCCGGTGCTGTTTGCGGTGGAGTTTATTCGTTCTCACCCGGAGCTGCCCGCCGAATTGCTGGAGGAAGTGGCGATGATCAAGCGCAACATTCAGGTGGAAGTGCGGCTGATCGACGATTTGCTGGATATTTCCAAGATCATCCAGGGGAAGCTGTTTCTGGAGTTGGAGCGGCGGGACATTCACGACTTGATCGTGCTGGCGATGGAGATGGTGCGACCCCAGGCGGTGGAGAAAAAGATCGAGCTGGTTTGCGAGTGCGAGGCGTCGAAGCGGGAGTGGCGGGTGGACCCGGCGCGTTTCCAGCAGGTGATCTGGAATCTACTGCGCAATGCGATCAAATTTTCGCCGGATGGCGGGAGCATCCAGGTCATCACTCGCGAGAAGGAGGGCGGCGGTCTGCGGATCGAGGTCATCGATCACGGCATCGGCATCCAACCCGAAATGCTGGGGCGGATCTTCCAGCCCTTCGATCAGGGCGAACTCCGGGAGAATCATCGCTACGGCGGCATGGGCCTGGGGTTGGCGATCAGCAAAGCCGTCGTGGAAGCGCACGGGGCAACGATTCGAGCGGTGAGCGAAGGCCTCGGTCGCGGCGCGCAGTTTATTGTGGAATGGCCCGCGCCCGACGCGAAGTAA
- the murA gene encoding UDP-N-acetylglucosamine 1-carboxyvinyltransferase: protein MDKILVHGGPRLTGTVRISGSKNSALPILAATLLTKEPCIIRRVPDLSDVHFLLQILSSLGAEVERASGTVQIKAEKIKTTAPYEIVRKMRASVCILGPLLGREKEATVSLPGGCVIGDRPIDLHLRGFEALGAAVRIQSGDVKLFASRLIGNTVNLSGKFGSTVLGTGNVLMAAVLAEGTTVIDGAAEEPEVVDLANFLIKMGAKIEGAGTHRIVVEGVEELHGAEHDVIPDRIEAGTFLAAAAIAGDDVNITRLDPSHLVAVTDALIAAGHHLEIEATSIRVKANGAGKSLEICTEPYPGFPTDMQAQMCALLATTDGLSTVTDNVFPQRFMHISEMKRMGAQAHLEASTAVIRGVERLSAAPVMASDLRASAALVLAGLQAEGITEINRVYHIDRGYESIDEKLNNLGAQIERVKA, encoded by the coding sequence ATGGATAAAATTCTCGTTCACGGCGGCCCCCGCCTCACTGGCACGGTCCGCATCAGCGGCTCGAAAAACTCCGCGCTGCCCATTCTCGCCGCGACACTGCTGACGAAGGAACCGTGCATCATCCGCCGCGTGCCTGACTTGAGCGACGTGCATTTTCTCCTCCAGATCCTCAGCAGCCTCGGGGCCGAGGTCGAGCGCGCCAGCGGCACCGTCCAGATCAAGGCGGAGAAAATCAAGACGACCGCGCCCTACGAGATCGTCCGAAAAATGCGCGCGTCGGTCTGCATTCTCGGGCCACTGCTCGGACGTGAAAAGGAGGCCACCGTCTCGCTGCCGGGCGGTTGCGTGATCGGCGACCGGCCAATCGACTTGCATCTGCGTGGCTTCGAGGCGCTCGGCGCGGCGGTGCGGATTCAATCGGGTGATGTAAAACTTTTTGCGAGCCGCCTGATCGGCAACACCGTGAATCTGAGCGGCAAATTTGGCTCCACCGTTCTCGGCACCGGCAACGTCCTGATGGCCGCCGTGCTCGCCGAGGGAACGACCGTCATCGACGGCGCGGCGGAGGAACCCGAAGTCGTGGATCTGGCGAATTTCCTCATTAAAATGGGAGCCAAAATCGAAGGCGCGGGCACGCATCGAATCGTCGTCGAGGGCGTCGAGGAACTCCACGGGGCCGAACACGATGTCATCCCCGATCGCATCGAAGCGGGCACATTTCTGGCCGCCGCCGCCATCGCGGGTGACGATGTAAACATCACCCGGCTCGATCCGAGTCATCTCGTGGCCGTGACCGACGCGCTGATTGCTGCGGGGCATCACCTCGAAATTGAGGCGACTTCCATTCGAGTCAAAGCCAATGGCGCGGGGAAATCGCTGGAGATTTGCACCGAACCCTACCCTGGTTTTCCGACCGACATGCAGGCCCAGATGTGCGCCTTGCTCGCGACCACGGACGGACTCAGCACGGTGACGGACAATGTTTTTCCGCAGCGTTTCATGCACATTTCGGAGATGAAACGCATGGGTGCGCAGGCGCATCTGGAAGCTTCGACGGCGGTCATTCGCGGGGTGGAACGGCTCAGCGCGGCCCCGGTGATGGCGAGCGATCTGCGCGCGTCGGCGGCGCTGGTTTTGGCAGGATTGCAGGCGGAGGGCATCACGGAAATCAACCGCGTTTACCACATCGACCGCGGCTACGAATCCATCGACGAGAAGCTGAACAACCTCGGTGCCCAGATCGAGCGCGTGAAGGCCTGA
- the radC gene encoding DNA repair protein RadC, translating into MARLKELPADELPRERLQRHGAGSLSNAELIAILLRTGMEGTHVLELADQLLTRYQTLTAIARCSVQELSKIKGVGPAKAVQLAAAFALGHRLGYERITTEPFDNPEVIYQFLGAQMRMLSTESLQVVLLNTQLHLISIEEVSKGSINETVAHIPLIFRPVLASQAYAFILVHNHPSGNPEPSSADNQFTRRLAEVAQLMQVRLMDHLICGVPTETKRGYYSYRESGIL; encoded by the coding sequence ATGGCGCGCCTGAAGGAACTTCCCGCCGACGAGCTGCCGCGCGAACGGCTGCAACGCCACGGAGCCGGGTCGCTTTCCAATGCCGAGTTGATCGCCATTCTCCTGCGCACTGGGATGGAGGGCACGCACGTCCTCGAGCTGGCCGACCAGTTGCTCACGCGCTACCAGACGCTCACCGCCATCGCGCGCTGCTCAGTGCAGGAACTCAGCAAAATCAAGGGCGTCGGACCCGCCAAAGCCGTGCAACTCGCCGCCGCTTTTGCCCTCGGCCATCGGCTTGGTTACGAGCGGATCACCACCGAGCCATTTGATAATCCAGAGGTCATTTACCAGTTTCTCGGCGCGCAAATGCGGATGCTTTCCACCGAGTCGCTGCAGGTCGTTTTGCTGAATACCCAGCTTCATCTCATCAGCATCGAGGAGGTTTCCAAGGGGAGCATCAACGAGACCGTCGCCCACATTCCGCTCATCTTCCGGCCGGTGCTGGCGAGCCAGGCTTACGCCTTCATCCTTGTCCACAATCACCCCTCGGGAAATCCCGAGCCGAGTTCGGCGGACAACCAATTTACCCGCCGTCTGGCCGAGGTTGCGCAGCTCATGCAGGTGCGTCTGATGGATCACCTCATTTGCGGCGTTCCCACGGAAACGAAGCGGGGTTATTACAGCTATCGCGAGAGCGGCATCCTATGA